The Flavobacteriales bacterium genome has a segment encoding these proteins:
- a CDS encoding mannose-1-phosphate guanylyltransferase — protein sequence MLNPNNYCVIMAGGIGSRFWPMSRTSQPKQFLDILGTGETLIQQTYRRLKRICPEENIYIVTNDMYKDLINEQLKGITDEQIICEPSRKNTAPCIAYANHKIALKNPNANIVVAPADHLILKEDEFVRVINLALSYTEKDDCLVTLGITPSRPDTGYGYIQFDSNHSSINDEIKKVKTFTEKPDLDLAKQFIESGEFCWNSGMFIWSLKSINNAFDKLLPQMNQQFKDGTSLYNTPQEADFIQKTYSVCKNISIDYGIMEKSTNVYVISADIGWSDLGTWGSIYTHLPQDENKNAIVGDTVMMYDSSNNIVNVPKDKLVVLQGLDDYIVVESDNILLVCKKQDEQKIKQFVNDIKLTKDDSFY from the coding sequence ATGTTAAACCCGAATAACTACTGCGTAATTATGGCAGGCGGCATTGGTAGCCGCTTTTGGCCTATGAGCAGGACATCTCAGCCTAAACAGTTTTTAGATATTTTAGGTACAGGAGAAACCTTAATACAACAAACCTACCGAAGGTTAAAACGCATTTGCCCCGAAGAAAACATATACATTGTTACCAATGACATGTATAAAGACTTGATTAATGAGCAATTAAAAGGCATCACCGATGAACAAATTATTTGTGAGCCAAGTAGAAAAAATACCGCTCCATGTATTGCCTATGCTAACCATAAAATTGCTTTAAAAAATCCTAATGCAAACATTGTTGTTGCTCCTGCCGACCACTTAATTTTAAAAGAAGATGAGTTTGTTCGTGTTATCAATTTAGCATTAAGTTATACCGAAAAAGATGATTGTTTGGTTACTTTAGGAATTACTCCAAGCCGACCAGATACTGGCTATGGTTATATTCAATTCGATAGCAATCACTCATCAATTAACGATGAAATTAAAAAGGTGAAAACCTTTACTGAAAAACCAGATTTAGATTTAGCCAAACAATTTATTGAAAGTGGTGAATTTTGCTGGAATTCGGGCATGTTTATTTGGAGTTTAAAAAGCATTAACAATGCTTTTGATAAGTTGTTGCCTCAAATGAACCAACAATTTAAAGATGGGACTAGTTTGTATAATACACCACAGGAAGCTGATTTTATTCAAAAAACTTATTCGGTTTGTAAAAATATTTCCATCGATTATGGTATTATGGAAAAATCGACCAATGTATATGTGATAAGTGCAGATATTGGCTGGTCAGATCTAGGAACTTGGGGATCTATTTATACTCATTTACCACAAGACGAAAACAAAAATGCTATTGTTGGTGACACGGTTATGATGTATGATTCTTCGAATAACATTGTGAATGTACCTAAAGACAAGTTGGTAGTTTTACAAGGTTTAGACGACTATATTGTGGTAGAATCGGACAATATTTTGTTGGTTTGTAAAAAACAAGACGAGCAAAAAATAAAGCAATTTGTTAACGATATTAAACTAACCAAAGACGATAGTTTTTATTAA
- the tatC gene encoding twin-arginine translocase subunit TatC has product MSNSNKNKAEMSFLEHLEVLRWHLVRASVVILIFTILIFAFPTFVFDKIILAQKSADFWTYQLFCDLSHWLDKGDLLCMGDLNFSLINIDMSGQFSTHIMVSIIGGIIVSFPYILFELWRFIAPALAEKERRYAQRLIFAGSILFAIGILFGYYLISPFSVHFLGNYQVSESVANQISLSSFISTVTTVTLACGLVFQLPLIIYFLTKVGIVTPEFMRKYRKHAIVVVLIASAIITPPDVMSQVLMSIPLLILYEFSIFVSQRVIKSK; this is encoded by the coding sequence ATGAGTAATTCAAATAAAAACAAAGCTGAAATGTCGTTTTTGGAGCACCTAGAGGTGTTGCGGTGGCATTTGGTTAGAGCAAGTGTGGTGATTTTGATTTTCACCATTCTTATTTTTGCCTTTCCAACTTTTGTTTTTGATAAAATTATTCTAGCACAAAAAAGTGCTGATTTTTGGACGTATCAACTATTTTGCGATTTATCTCATTGGTTGGATAAAGGCGACTTGTTGTGTATGGGCGACCTCAATTTTAGTTTGATAAACATTGATATGAGTGGGCAGTTTTCTACGCACATTATGGTCTCGATTATTGGTGGTATTATTGTTTCTTTTCCCTACATACTTTTTGAATTATGGCGTTTTATTGCTCCAGCATTAGCTGAAAAGGAGCGTAGATATGCACAACGATTAATTTTTGCAGGTTCTATTTTATTTGCCATAGGTATTTTGTTTGGTTACTACTTAATCTCACCTTTTTCGGTACATTTTTTAGGAAACTATCAAGTAAGTGAATCGGTGGCTAACCAAATTAGCTTGAGTTCGTTTATTTCGACAGTAACAACAGTTACCTTGGCTTGTGGTTTGGTTTTTCAGTTACCATTAATCATTTACTTTTTAACTAAAGTGGGCATTGTTACTCCTGAGTTTATGCGTAAATACCGTAAACATGCTATTGTGGTGGTTTTAATTGCTTCTGCAATTATTACTCCGCCCGATGTAATGAGCCAAGTGTTAATGTCTATACCATTGTTGATATTGTACGAGTTTAGCATCTTTGTTTCACAAAGGGTAATAAAAAGTAAATAA
- the lptB gene encoding LPS export ABC transporter ATP-binding protein encodes MILRAENIRKRYGKREVVKGVSFDVKQGEIVGLLGPNGAGKTTSFYMIVGLVRPNEGKVFLDDKEITTSPMYKRAQMGIGYLPQEVSVFRKLSVEDNITAILEMMPLTKAEQAERLEELLDEFSLNHVRKNLGHNLSGGEKRRTEIARALASNPSFILLDEPFAGVDPIAVEDIQQIVSKLKEKNIGILITDHNVQETLSITDRAYLLFEGSILKAGTAEELANDEQVRRVYLGKHFELKRKV; translated from the coding sequence ATGATTTTAAGAGCAGAAAATATACGAAAACGTTATGGCAAAAGAGAAGTGGTAAAAGGCGTTTCTTTTGATGTAAAACAAGGCGAAATTGTGGGTTTGTTAGGTCCAAATGGAGCTGGAAAAACCACTTCGTTTTACATGATTGTTGGTTTGGTTAGACCCAACGAAGGCAAAGTATTTTTAGACGATAAAGAAATTACCACCTCGCCCATGTATAAAAGAGCACAAATGGGCATAGGTTATTTACCACAAGAGGTTTCGGTGTTTCGTAAATTGAGTGTAGAAGATAACATTACGGCTATTTTAGAAATGATGCCGCTAACCAAAGCTGAACAAGCTGAACGATTGGAAGAACTGTTGGATGAATTTAGCTTAAACCATGTGCGTAAAAATTTAGGGCACAATTTATCGGGTGGAGAAAAACGACGAACAGAAATTGCGCGTGCCTTAGCCTCAAACCCAAGTTTTATATTGTTAGACGAGCCTTTTGCAGGTGTTGACCCTATTGCGGTGGAAGACATACAGCAAATAGTATCGAAACTAAAAGAAAAAAACATAGGTATTTTAATTACCGACCACAACGTACAAGAAACCTTAAGCATTACCGATAGAGCTTATTTACTGTTTGAAGGTAGTATTTTAAAAGCGGGTACTGCTGAAGAATTAGCTAACGACGAACAAGTACGCCGTGTATATTTAGGTAAACACTTTGAGTTGAAAAGAAAGGTATAG
- the secG gene encoding preprotein translocase subunit SecG, producing MFTLITVLVIIVCALLLLIVLIQNPKGGLDSAFSTNNQVMGVRKTADFLEKATWTLGIALVVLSIASAAVNPTKTIDEDSVNQSKIQEQIDEKVLPVQNAPQNVNGAPLPNEEQPAPAEGQ from the coding sequence ATGTTTACATTAATCACCGTTTTAGTAATAATAGTATGTGCATTGTTGTTACTTATTGTTTTAATCCAAAATCCTAAAGGTGGTTTGGATTCAGCGTTTTCTACCAACAACCAAGTAATGGGTGTTAGAAAAACTGCCGATTTTTTAGAAAAAGCTACTTGGACTTTAGGTATTGCTTTAGTGGTACTGAGTATTGCTTCTGCCGCTGTTAACCCAACCAAAACTATTGACGAAGACTCAGTAAACCAATCGAAAATACAAGAACAAATTGACGAGAAAGTATTGCCAGTACAAAATGCTCCTCAAAATGTTAACGGTGCTCCGTTACCAAACGAAGAACAACCAGCTCCTGCTGAAGGACAATAA
- a CDS encoding LptE family protein, whose product MRTSSLKYTLLIVVIAALAACKANYSFTGAAIADDVKTVSVKTFQNFAPLANVNYSQTFTEALKDIFISQTNLTLASSNGDLQFEGSITNYQITSVAIQGNETAAKNRLTITVHVKFNNTKDKKQNFETDFTRFTDYDSSVNISGIEDELIKEINTQLTQDIFNKSVGSW is encoded by the coding sequence TTGAGAACATCATCGTTAAAATATACTTTACTTATTGTTGTAATAGCTGCTTTAGCTGCTTGTAAGGCAAACTACTCGTTTACAGGTGCTGCTATTGCTGACGATGTAAAGACCGTTTCAGTAAAAACATTCCAGAATTTTGCTCCGTTGGCAAACGTAAATTACAGTCAAACTTTTACCGAAGCATTAAAAGATATTTTTATATCTCAAACCAACTTAACGCTGGCTTCAAGTAATGGCGATTTACAGTTTGAAGGCTCTATTACCAATTATCAAATTACATCGGTGGCAATTCAAGGCAACGAAACAGCAGCAAAAAACCGTTTAACCATTACGGTTCATGTAAAGTTTAACAACACCAAAGACAAAAAACAAAACTTTGAAACCGATTTTACTCGATTTACCGATTACGACAGTTCGGTAAATATTTCAGGTATTGAAGATGAATTGATTAAGGAAATAAATACACAGTTAACACAAGATATTTTTAATAAATCGGTAGGAAGCTGGTAA
- a CDS encoding sigma-54-dependent Fis family transcriptional regulator translates to MDAQQIKQRFGIIGSSPALNRAIDIAAQVAVTDLSVLISGESGTGKEVMPQIIHQLSSRKHNKYIAVNCGAIPEGTIDSELFGHEKGAFTGAHDARKGYFEVADGGTIFLDEVGELPLPTQARLLRVLESGEFIKVGSSKVQKTNVRIVAATNVKLPDAISKGKFREDLFYRLNTVPINLPPLRERKEDIHLLFRKFASDFATKYRMPSIVLEPSAIETITNYRWPGNIRQLKNVAEQISVIENARNITTEIVLRYLPSNTTSNLPALYDGADKSDLSERDILYKVLFGLKNDVIELKKLVFSIINSQEASSIDSENKNSILKSIQQLYSSSEELVHNREVEQEKIYKPQIISNDNITQHEEVMEESLSLADKEKEFIIKALEKYNGKRKNAATELGISERTLYRKIKEYNLDN, encoded by the coding sequence ATGGACGCACAACAAATAAAACAACGATTTGGCATTATTGGCTCTTCACCCGCACTAAACAGGGCTATTGATATAGCTGCTCAAGTGGCTGTAACCGACTTATCTGTTTTAATTAGTGGAGAAAGTGGAACTGGTAAAGAGGTGATGCCACAAATTATTCATCAGTTAAGCTCAAGAAAACACAACAAATACATTGCTGTAAACTGTGGTGCAATACCAGAAGGAACTATTGATTCGGAGTTGTTTGGGCACGAAAAAGGAGCTTTTACTGGAGCGCATGATGCTCGAAAAGGTTATTTTGAGGTTGCTGATGGCGGAACCATTTTTTTAGATGAAGTTGGAGAGTTACCGCTACCTACACAAGCTCGTTTGTTAAGGGTGTTAGAGTCGGGTGAGTTTATTAAAGTAGGTTCATCGAAAGTTCAAAAAACCAATGTACGAATAGTTGCAGCTACCAATGTAAAATTGCCCGATGCTATTAGCAAAGGAAAATTTAGAGAAGATTTGTTTTACCGATTAAACACGGTGCCAATTAACTTGCCTCCGCTAAGAGAACGAAAAGAAGACATTCATTTGTTGTTTCGAAAATTCGCATCCGATTTTGCTACAAAATACCGAATGCCTTCTATTGTTTTAGAGCCAAGTGCTATTGAAACCATTACCAATTATCGTTGGCCAGGAAATATCCGACAATTAAAAAATGTAGCCGAACAAATTTCAGTAATAGAAAATGCTAGAAACATTACTACCGAAATTGTATTAAGATATTTACCTAGCAATACTACTTCTAACTTACCTGCGTTATACGATGGTGCAGATAAATCAGATTTATCGGAACGCGACATATTGTATAAAGTATTGTTTGGATTAAAAAACGACGTAATTGAGTTAAAAAAATTGGTGTTTAGCATCATCAATAGTCAAGAAGCATCATCAATTGATTCGGAAAACAAAAATTCGATTTTAAAGAGCATACAACAGTTGTATTCAAGCTCTGAAGAGTTGGTGCACAACAGAGAGGTGGAACAAGAAAAAATATATAAACCTCAAATTATAAGCAACGACAACATTACTCAGCACGAAGAAGTTATGGAAGAATCTTTATCTTTAGCAGATAAAGAAAAGGAGTTTATTATAAAAGCGCTTGAAAAATACAATGGTAAACGTAAGAATGCTGCCACAGAATTGGGTATTTCTGAACGAACCTTGTACCGTAAAATAAAAGAATACAATTTAGACAATTGA
- the miaB gene encoding tRNA (N6-isopentenyl adenosine(37)-C2)-methylthiotransferase MiaB, translating to MKELEKTIDESIQGSATLIEPKSNDGKKLYIESYGCQMNFSDSEIVASILSDNGFNTTKNIEEADVVFVNTCSIREKAELTVRNRLKSFTKYKKQKPELIIGVLGCMAERVKSKFLDEEKLVDIVVGPDAYRDLPNLVNQAEDGRKAVNVLLSKEETYADISPVRLLSNGVTAFISITRGCDNMCTFCVVPFTRGRERSRNPESILKEAQDLFDRGFREVTLLGQNVDSYLWYGQDGLKKEFENLSVEEKAQSVSFAQLMEKVALINPLLRVRFSTSHPKDISDDVLHIINRYENICKHIHLPVQSGSSRILELMNRGYSREWYLERIKAIKTIIPSCTVSSDIISGFCSETEEEHQETLSLMEAVKYDFAFMFSYSERPNTQAERKFDDDIDEETKKRRLQEIIDLQKVHSLERNRAFIGKEYKILIEGLSKKSDQEFYGRTSQNTVVVFPKGNHKIGDYINVHVNDCTRGTLLGSVI from the coding sequence ATGAAAGAGTTAGAAAAGACAATTGACGAGTCGATACAAGGTAGTGCAACACTTATAGAGCCGAAATCAAACGATGGAAAAAAGCTTTATATTGAAAGCTATGGTTGCCAGATGAATTTTTCTGACAGCGAGATTGTTGCATCTATACTTTCGGATAATGGTTTTAACACCACAAAAAATATTGAAGAAGCTGATGTTGTTTTTGTAAATACTTGCTCCATTCGTGAAAAAGCTGAATTAACGGTAAGAAACAGATTAAAATCGTTTACCAAATACAAAAAACAAAAGCCTGAATTAATTATTGGTGTTTTAGGTTGTATGGCTGAACGAGTTAAATCTAAATTTTTAGATGAAGAAAAACTGGTTGATATTGTTGTTGGACCTGATGCATACAGAGATTTACCAAATCTCGTAAATCAAGCAGAAGATGGCAGAAAGGCTGTAAATGTACTTCTATCTAAAGAAGAAACTTATGCTGATATTAGTCCTGTTAGATTGTTGAGTAACGGTGTTACTGCTTTTATTTCTATTACTAGAGGCTGCGATAACATGTGTACTTTTTGTGTTGTACCTTTTACCAGAGGTAGAGAACGAAGCAGAAACCCTGAAAGCATTTTAAAAGAAGCTCAGGATTTATTTGACAGAGGATTTAGAGAAGTAACCTTGCTTGGTCAAAACGTAGATTCGTATTTGTGGTATGGGCAAGATGGTTTGAAAAAAGAATTTGAAAACTTGAGTGTTGAGGAAAAAGCACAGTCAGTTAGTTTTGCTCAATTAATGGAAAAAGTTGCCTTAATAAATCCTTTATTACGCGTAAGATTTTCTACTTCTCACCCTAAAGACATTAGTGATGATGTTTTACATATCATAAATAGGTATGAAAACATTTGTAAACATATTCATTTACCAGTTCAAAGTGGTAGCTCTCGTATTTTGGAGTTGATGAATAGAGGTTATTCTCGCGAATGGTACTTAGAACGTATAAAAGCGATTAAAACAATTATTCCTAGCTGTACCGTTTCTTCCGATATTATTTCTGGATTTTGTTCCGAAACAGAAGAAGAACACCAAGAAACTTTATCATTAATGGAGGCCGTTAAATACGACTTTGCATTTATGTTTTCGTATTCGGAACGACCAAACACCCAAGCTGAACGTAAGTTTGATGATGACATTGATGAAGAAACAAAGAAAAGAAGGTTACAAGAGATTATTGATTTACAAAAAGTTCATTCGTTAGAACGAAATAGAGCTTTTATTGGAAAAGAATATAAGATTTTGATTGAAGGATTATCTAAAAAATCTGACCAAGAATTTTATGGTAGAACATCGCAGAATACCGTGGTGGTTTTTCCAAAAGGCAATCATAAAATTGGCGACTATATAAATGTACATGTTAATGATTGTACAAGAGGAACATTATTGGGTTCGGTGATTTAA
- the topA gene encoding type I DNA topoisomerase translates to MIKNLVIVESPAKAKTIEKFLGKDFLVKSSFGHIRDLHGKNLSVDIENGFEPEYVIPADKKKLVTELKKLAKEAETVWLASDEDREGEAISWHLLEALDLKEDKTKRIVFHEITKNAITKAVENPRKIDQNLVDAQQARRILDRLVGYELSPVLWKKVKPSLSAGRVQSVSVRLIVEREREIQNFVSQSAFKVVANFIVGGNVNLKAELPKRFSTKKEAEDFLNSCKNAEYVIEGLETKPSKKSPAAPFTTSTLQQEASRKLGFSVLQTMTVAQKLYESGKITYMRTDSVNLSNEAIGAAKKEIVSAFGEEYSQVRKFTTKSKGAQEAHEAIRPTYMNAHSISGEPQQVRLYELIWKRAVASQMSDAKLEKTTVNINITTNKEKFVAKGEVLIFDGFLKLYMESTDDENQEDDESILPPLKQGEKLQLNDIVASERFSLNPPRYTEASLVRKLEELGIGRPSTYAPTITTIVKRGYIVKEDREGKERNYTVLTLKNNQVSDKTLKEIYGAEKKKMFPSDIGMIVTDFLVEHFNKVMDYGFTAKVEEQFDEIAEGQKKWNKMIEEFYNPFHKRIEDTMENADRASGERVLGIDPESKKEVIARIGKFGAMIQIGKTDDEEKPKFASLQPGQSLDNIELKEALELFKFPKTLGTSKGEEVVVAFGRFGPYVKLGNLFVSIPNDEDINSIDLKRALELIALKEQADAPIDTYENLPVQKGKGRFGPFIKWNNMFINVSRKYNFDKLSSADIAELIEDKKKKEIEKFVHNWESEGISVQKARWGRYNLVKGKTKIELPKDTDVESFTLEAAKKMIEDKKPAKKTKTKKK, encoded by the coding sequence ATGATAAAAAATCTAGTAATCGTTGAGTCTCCAGCTAAAGCAAAAACAATCGAAAAGTTTTTAGGTAAAGACTTTTTGGTTAAATCAAGCTTTGGTCATATTAGGGACTTACACGGAAAAAACTTATCTGTTGATATTGAAAATGGATTTGAACCGGAGTATGTGATACCTGCCGACAAGAAAAAATTGGTTACAGAACTTAAAAAATTAGCAAAAGAAGCCGAAACGGTTTGGTTGGCTTCCGATGAGGACCGTGAAGGAGAGGCTATTTCTTGGCATTTGTTAGAAGCGTTAGATTTAAAAGAGGATAAAACAAAACGTATTGTTTTTCATGAGATTACAAAGAATGCTATCACTAAAGCTGTTGAAAATCCTCGAAAAATTGATCAAAATTTAGTTGATGCTCAACAAGCTCGTCGTATTTTAGATAGATTGGTTGGTTATGAACTTTCTCCTGTTTTATGGAAAAAAGTAAAACCATCGTTATCTGCAGGAAGGGTTCAGTCGGTTTCAGTTCGATTAATTGTTGAGAGGGAGAGAGAAATACAAAATTTTGTTAGTCAATCTGCTTTTAAGGTAGTGGCAAACTTTATTGTAGGTGGTAACGTAAATTTAAAAGCCGAGTTGCCAAAACGATTTTCAACAAAAAAAGAAGCAGAAGATTTTTTAAACTCTTGTAAAAATGCCGAGTATGTAATTGAAGGACTGGAAACTAAACCTTCAAAAAAATCGCCTGCTGCACCATTTACAACATCTACTTTACAGCAAGAAGCCAGTAGAAAACTTGGGTTTTCAGTATTACAAACCATGACGGTTGCTCAAAAGTTATACGAATCAGGGAAGATTACTTATATGAGAACCGATTCTGTTAATTTATCGAATGAAGCGATAGGGGCTGCTAAAAAAGAAATTGTTAGTGCTTTTGGTGAGGAGTATTCTCAAGTAAGAAAATTTACAACCAAATCAAAAGGAGCTCAAGAAGCTCATGAGGCTATTCGTCCAACATATATGAATGCTCATTCAATTTCTGGAGAACCACAACAGGTACGATTGTACGAACTGATTTGGAAAAGAGCAGTTGCTTCTCAGATGAGTGATGCGAAATTGGAAAAAACCACAGTTAACATTAATATTACTACAAATAAAGAAAAATTTGTTGCTAAAGGAGAAGTGTTAATTTTTGATGGATTTTTAAAATTGTACATGGAATCTACTGATGATGAAAATCAAGAAGATGACGAGTCAATTTTGCCTCCATTAAAACAAGGAGAAAAGCTACAATTGAATGATATTGTTGCTTCAGAACGATTTTCGTTAAACCCACCAAGATATACCGAGGCGAGTTTGGTAAGAAAACTAGAAGAATTAGGTATAGGTAGACCATCTACATACGCTCCTACGATAACAACTATTGTTAAAAGAGGGTACATTGTAAAAGAAGATAGAGAAGGTAAAGAAAGAAATTATACTGTTTTAACATTAAAAAACAATCAAGTCTCTGATAAAACGCTCAAAGAAATTTATGGTGCAGAAAAAAAGAAAATGTTTCCTTCAGATATTGGAATGATTGTAACTGATTTTCTTGTTGAACATTTTAATAAGGTAATGGATTACGGTTTTACAGCTAAAGTTGAAGAGCAATTTGATGAAATTGCCGAAGGACAAAAGAAGTGGAACAAAATGATAGAGGAATTTTACAATCCTTTTCATAAGCGTATTGAAGATACAATGGAAAATGCTGATAGGGCCTCTGGAGAAAGAGTTCTTGGTATTGATCCAGAATCTAAAAAAGAAGTTATTGCTCGAATAGGAAAGTTTGGTGCAATGATACAGATTGGTAAAACTGATGATGAAGAAAAACCAAAATTTGCAAGTTTACAGCCAGGTCAGTCATTAGATAATATTGAGCTTAAGGAGGCATTAGAGTTGTTTAAGTTTCCAAAAACATTAGGTACTAGTAAAGGGGAAGAGGTTGTGGTAGCTTTTGGAAGATTTGGACCTTATGTTAAGTTGGGTAATCTTTTTGTGTCAATACCTAATGATGAAGACATCAATTCGATCGATTTAAAAAGAGCACTAGAGTTAATCGCATTAAAAGAACAAGCTGATGCTCCAATAGATACTTACGAAAATTTACCAGTACAAAAAGGTAAAGGAAGGTTTGGTCCATTTATAAAATGGAATAACATGTTTATTAACGTAAGTCGAAAATATAATTTTGATAAATTGAGCTCTGCTGATATTGCTGAATTGATTGAAGACAAAAAGAAAAAGGAAATAGAGAAATTTGTACATAATTGGGAAAGTGAAGGTATTTCTGTTCAAAAAGCTCGTTGGGGAAGATATAACTTAGTCAAAGGAAAAACAAAGATAGAACTTCCGAAAGATACAGATGTTGAGTCGTTTACTTTGGAAGCTGCAAAAAAAATGATTGAAGATAAAAAGCCTGCAAAAAAGACCAAAACAAAGAAAAAATAG
- a CDS encoding formimidoylglutamase, with amino-acid sequence MDFSDFFEPINLNQGDLNINYSSNSFVNDITFYNGQELKDFSIALIGVGEERGSVSNSGVSQAPNHVRKYLYKLNKISGSAKIIDLGNLKIGASLNDTYFALSSILEELIKYNVIPVIIGGGQDLTYANFLAYKNLEQTVNLVSVDSHFDLGEPDADISSNNFLTKIILHQPNFLFNYSNIGYQSYFVDKSEIDLMNKLFFDVYRLGQVQKNIEDVEPIVRNADIISFDVSCIRQAESPGNSNASPNGFYGEQACQITRYAGLSDKLTSIGFYEINPEFDNNGQTSHLVAQMIWYFIDGVNNRKKDFPVGSRKPYTKYRVNIQNGENELIFYKSDKSERWWMDVPYPSHQKIKYERHLLVPCSYKDYQTACEDEMPDRWWQTFQKLA; translated from the coding sequence ATGGATTTTTCAGATTTTTTCGAACCCATAAATCTTAATCAAGGCGATTTAAACATTAATTATTCTAGCAATAGCTTTGTAAACGATATTACATTTTATAATGGTCAAGAATTAAAGGATTTTTCCATTGCTTTAATAGGGGTAGGAGAAGAGAGGGGTAGTGTTTCAAATTCGGGAGTGTCACAAGCACCTAATCATGTAAGAAAGTATTTATATAAGTTAAATAAGATATCGGGTAGCGCAAAAATTATTGATTTAGGTAATTTAAAAATAGGTGCATCATTAAATGATACCTACTTTGCATTAAGCTCTATTTTAGAAGAGTTGATTAAGTACAATGTTATACCTGTAATAATTGGCGGCGGACAAGATTTAACCTATGCAAATTTTTTAGCGTATAAAAACCTAGAACAAACCGTTAATTTAGTTTCTGTCGATTCTCATTTTGATTTGGGAGAGCCTGATGCAGATATTAGTTCAAATAACTTTTTAACAAAAATAATTTTACATCAACCAAATTTTTTATTCAACTATAGTAATATAGGTTATCAATCTTATTTTGTAGATAAATCAGAAATAGATTTAATGAACAAGCTGTTTTTTGATGTGTATCGATTAGGTCAGGTTCAAAAAAATATTGAAGATGTTGAACCAATAGTTAGAAATGCTGACATCATCTCCTTTGATGTGTCATGTATTCGACAAGCTGAATCACCTGGTAATTCAAATGCATCACCTAATGGTTTTTATGGCGAACAAGCTTGTCAAATTACTAGGTATGCAGGATTAAGTGATAAACTAACTTCAATTGGGTTTTATGAAATTAACCCTGAATTTGATAACAATGGACAAACATCTCACTTGGTAGCCCAAATGATATGGTACTTTATAGATGGAGTAAATAATAGAAAAAAAGATTTTCCAGTCGGTTCCAGAAAACCTTATACAAAATATAGGGTTAACATTCAAAATGGTGAAAATGAGTTGATTTTCTATAAAAGTGATAAGAGCGAGCGTTGGTGGATGGATGTTCCATATCCTTCTCATCAGAAAATAAAATACGAAAGACATTTATTGGTTCCATGTTCTTATAAAGATTATCAAACGGCCTGTGAAGATGAAATGCCCGATAGATGGTGGCAGACATTTCAAAAACTAGCCTGA